A genomic region of Arachis hypogaea cultivar Tifrunner chromosome 5, arahy.Tifrunner.gnm2.J5K5, whole genome shotgun sequence contains the following coding sequences:
- the LOC112803138 gene encoding uncharacterized protein: MDPQAEAMEWELLHHSADVDDDNDLDLGPQLEDSALIRPNHFSIQPPTPVAVSCNSSSSSTDPNEVDRNFDDTYLADQLYPQFLLSNHSPSSASSSTLQPLPDNNDSDSDSDAKTEAHVNKEEDEEEQQGKEIAKEEEEETRVAWWKVPLEVFKYWVVRVSPIPAWSLSVAAAAAFFGLVILGRRLYKMKRKTQSLKLNVALDDKKASQLMGRVARLNEAFSVVRRVPIVRPSLPAPSVTLSIR, translated from the exons ATGGATCCTCAAGCTGAAGCTATGGAGTGGGAGTTGCTTCACCACAGCGCTGATGTTGATGATGATAACGATCTGGACTTGGGCCCGCAGCTGGAGGATTCGGCCCTGATCAGGCCCAATCACTTCTCCATCCAGCCTCCTACTCCCGTTGCCGTCAGCTGCAATTCATCGTCTTCCTCCACCGATCCCAACGAAGTGGATCGCAACTTCGACGACACCTACCTCGCCGATCAGCTCTATCCCCAATTCTTACTCTCCAACCACTCTCCCTCGTCTGCTTCCTCTTCCACTCTCCAACCGCTCCCCGATAATAACGACTCGGACTCCGATTCCGATGCGAAGACCGAGGCTCACGTGAATAAGGAGGAGGATGAGGAGGAGCAACAAGGGAAGGAGATagccaaagaggaggaggaggagacgaGAGTTGCGTGGTGGAAGGTTCCTTTGGAGGTGTTCAAGTATTGGGTGGTGAGGGTCAGCCCTATACCCGCCTGGTCTCTCTCTGTGGCTGCAGCTGCTGCCTTCTTCGGACTCGTAATCCTCGGAAGGAGGCTCTACAAGATGAAGCGCAAGACCCAATCCTTGAAGCTCAACGTCGCTCTCGACGATAAG AAGGCATCTCAGCTGATGGGTCGTGTTGCACGTCTTAACGAAGCGTTCTCAGTTGTGAGACGTGTTCCCATAGTACGACCATCACTTCCGGCCCCTAGTGTCACTCTGAGTATCAGATGA